TTTTCACACGAGCTGTCAACGGCAAAATGCAATTAACATACCATCGTTGAAGAAAACGTAAACTCCAGCAATAATGAAGCCCCGGGGGCGCAGAACAAAAAATTGGCTCTGCGAGGGGAAGAGATAATGGTTATTTCGCCAAGGCCATCTGGTTATTTAGCCATTTTTTAAGACCGCTGTTCCATGAAAAACGGTAATGAGTCGAATATTGCCAGGATTTGTCCTGCGGGGAGGGCCGTCCCCTCGGGAATGGATAATTTAGCGATTCAAGCCGACGGTTATGCCGTCCGCCTCGGAACCCTGTTCAAGGATTACCAAACGCACGCGGCCGGTCGCGATCAGCCGTTCGCGATCATCCGTTACCTGCCCCTCCCAAACCTGTGAGCGTTTTCCCGCAAAGACGGGCCGGGCAGTGCAGCGAATGGTTCCCGAGCGCACCGCTCGCAGGAAAGAGGTGGAATTATCCAGCCCAACCGCGCTTTTCCCCTCGGAATAAACGCTCAGCGCCGCTCCCAGGCTGCATAAAGTCTCGATTGTGGCGGAGTACACGCCGCCGTGCACTATCCCGTACGGCTGAAGGTGTCGCTCATCAACATCCAATTCGGCAACGTACTCTTCCGGGGTGGCCTTGACGAAACGAAGGCCCATTAACTTCTCAAAGCCGCCGGCAATTTCGTTGATCATCGTCAGGATATTTTCAGGTAATTCATTCATTATTTATCGCTCCTTGCTTGGCATTTTGAAAATTTCCCGTAAGATGAAACGGGGGGAGCTCTCTACTATGGGAAATATTTCTTGACAAGCAAAAAAAGCGCCCCTATACCTCCAGCGAAAGCAATACTTCAGGGGAGGAAGAGATGGACGTTGTTCAGACCGGCATTCCGGGGCTGCTAATTATCGAACCGCATGTTTTCGGAGATGAACGGGGATTTTTCTACGAGAGCTTCAAC
The sequence above is a segment of the Syntrophobacterales bacterium genome. Coding sequences within it:
- a CDS encoding PaaI family thioesterase; the protein is MNELPENILTMINEIAGGFEKLMGLRFVKATPEEYVAELDVDERHLQPYGIVHGGVYSATIETLCSLGAALSVYSEGKSAVGLDNSTSFLRAVRSGTIRCTARPVFAGKRSQVWEGQVTDDRERLIATGRVRLVILEQGSEADGITVGLNR